The sequence below is a genomic window from Humulus lupulus chromosome 3, drHumLupu1.1, whole genome shotgun sequence.
ggctgttaaacagctccggatccattgtacgcaTTTAGtaggttattgcccctcctatcttgagataggttatttgggacattcccttcGTTATGTACTCCAGACAGAACCCCCCTGAACAAGCCTGGCCATCTCCTCTTACTCTgtctcctctatgagagttgaggcgatctcgcaggtcacctccctgggtggtctggtgactttgtgccgaacttaaccGCTGATGCaagtctcccccagagagatcactctggcgactgccggaccagtggctcctgctggataggcttggagtccgcctttggtggtgacgacctgagctttcccctggtgccctgctgcgccgggaaggtccagctgatggcggatttctcctactactcccatcgGCTAGGATGTCCttgacgggccgaggaggagatggatatctgatcggagatggaggatgccttactggggaggcgatcctagttccatctGGACGGAttaagtttggtgggggcctttcggccctgccaacctgctggtcccgcgccgggcgatctggacgaggcacaggacggtcgtcggggacgggctgacgttgcgagccttccccggatctccttcgggaattttcTCGAACtcccctgggcgttctcgaggatggttgggagctaggagtcgacgtcctaactgaacggctgtattgctgttgtccggtcctaggcatttcctcgaaatttgcctctcgatggtgtgatgaaggggtggagttggctgccagAAGTCTATCcaaacggctatgcctggaccagttaccccggcgagacttaggagcctcgccttgcctatCTCCGACGTTAgcgccggttgtgagagggggtaatcgggccaggatatcctgaatttgctggctagctgttgctaactggctcctcagttgagcgttctccatctccaccgcagtataataacatgggttcggattaggtggccgagacgccgaactaccggtatcatcttggcccactgGCTGTTTTCCTGGCCACTGCTGGACTTCAGaaacttgttcatcagggatggtagtatgatgagcctcctgcccatcatgttgttctatctcgttaccatgcctggaccgagtagtcaccatagttggatatttgcaacagcactaatcgaacttgctctcaatgaaagcaccaaactgttgacgcagttcttcgccaacaggtaattaagagaaaaagagaaagggattaatgctaaaggtgaaccgaaatagatatatgatcttagaggatgaaagaggtgactcaagacacgttttttaagtggttcgaaggttaaaatccttctactccaccagtcaatattattgatctatactaagtatttgattacagagtatttcttacaagagattatttttctaacccctatcaactctcatggtctccatatttataggaaaaggcacctggaagttggtaagaaggtcatcccgtgaccttagctgtcgtatcaattctgtgacattcataattaattcctaaacctaacacataagtgtggtcaaatcaataggtaaggaggtaatgggccgcatggcccaacccagtcgtgggtgtctgaacacgcacattcctgctgcgtgtccgagaagtcagggggatatcagacacgtgatgcctgatatatgcacgtttaccttgcgtgtgttgacttcacaaagggtcacaacctccatatccagctcgtaccacgagcttcatacttagctcgaTCTTCGGCCTTCAGAATCCCTGCCCCGGCCTTGGGCGGTGGAGGCaagctcttggggcttccttgAGCTAAGACGGTACGACATTACAACAGAAGCTCCagccctggggatgatcatgaggtaatcatgattaggccgcagctcggcttgctaatcagcccgtgaaaaaatcaaggcgtacaaagttttatttatttatttattaaatgttTGAAAAGAGCATTCAACTACACGTTGTCAAAACTGATGTGCTTAATGGTTGCTGCATGGAACTAATTATGAactaatatatctatatatgctTCTATTTGAAAAAAGGTTACAGGTggccatgcatataaatataactTTAAATTTTTAGACATAATTAATCACCATGCTAATTGTTTCTTTTTAATACAATTTATTACAATATATGTagcaaattattttattaaatttaatttattactCTTACCAACACAATACCTCTGAGGCAATATACTAGTTGTGATAGATTTTCTTGAGAAGGCTGTGAAATTTAAGATGCAGCAACACTTATTCTTGCTTATGTTCTTTCCAACTCACTCTGGTCATAAGCAGCAAAACATAAAAATAGGCACAAAACAGGACACAAAATACAATAAACTCTTCATCTGAGGCAATTACACATAATTAGCAATAAATATTTTGAATACATTTTATCTTCATCATATTTAGAATGCATGGATTATACAATACTAGTAGAAAGAATTTGCAGTTTATCAACATACAAGCAGGGCTGTCTAAATGTGAATACAACAAATATATCATCACACAAAATCCTAAAtctaatatcaatattagaaatATATACAACAAACATGCCATAGATAAGCAAACAGAACATGCTTTGGAAAAACAGGGGACAAAATCAATCATATGCTGAAATTTGATGAACCAAGATATTCAACGAAACCATTagataataattataaatatataaaagtgCACATATGTCATCATAGATTTCTAGAGTCCACAAGGAAATAAAAGCCCAACCTTTTTATTTTTATCACTTAAAAAACCATCAAGAGCAAGGTGATTCAGAAActgtaaagaagaagaagaagaaaattcattatttttaaacaattcaTTAACCAGAAAATAGAAGGCCATAATCTCTTTACAGAAgttaaaaggaaaggaaaacacaGATCGGCATGTTTACACTCAAATTGTACATCCACCAAGCAAGCCCCCTAACTAAAATATGGATGGAGAAAGCATAAAGATTACGAAAACATTAAGTGACAACACAAAATCAACATTAAATATTCCAGATATGTAATTTGAATGCATCCAGcagtacattttttttttctttctaatcaCGGTACCTGAGGATATGCAAATGCATGCATGTAAAAGCTGATTCTCTAGGcaatccaaaaactcacacaaacACAAAAATCAACACAGCCCAAATAATATGCTGAAATTGTAGTCTAGCAAAATCCATATACATATGAATGCTAGCTTTTCCTAAAAATAGACTTGTATCTAAACATGATATATAGGAggtatatatgtgtgtatgtttTCACTTTCATCATATATCAGTCTATAGTTTTCCTATATGTTCTCTCTCCATTTCATAAAACGTGAGCCATtcgttaattattttttttctttttgagaaGTAGTTCGTCTCTCATGTCTTTTTAAACTAACATCATGCTATATGAGAATCAATTTTTTCTatccatatatataaaataagaaaatgaacACACCCTAGCTCCCATCTCCGATTGTTCATCATTCTCATCATGATACTATAACCCTTTTTAACATAAAgccaatttatattaaataagaCAATAACATGTCAGCCCTTGTAATCCTCATATCATGTAGGTGATTAACTTTGATCATAATGAAGTTCTTTGTCTCCACTTTGTTTAGCTTTAAGTCTACACACATTATAAATATAAAGATCATGATGAAAAAGCTTACTAAGAaagcccatatatatatattaaattattaacTAAAGTAAAGCAATGATTCATGAGAAAGTTTAGATCAGATAAGTTTTTTTTAACAATCAAATTGTTCAAATCTGAAACCACAgagataaatattttaaaaaatgaaaatgggAAAGGAGTTCAAATCCATTACAGTTGTACAGGGGCAAATATATCTAGCATTTTATCTCAAGTTATAGAATATGCATACCTTTATGCATGAGTTATATAATTGAGGCCCTGTTATTTGttgtaaaaaataatatttttgttgcTAGGCATATATAACTTCACTTCATATACTTTGCTATAATAGGAACACTTGGAAATCACTTATAAGTTTAAGAGTTATGGTGTcgtatgtgtgatttaatttgtATTTATGCAACATGTTAGACATAAACACACCAATTTTTTATATTTCATTGATCAAGTCATAATAGGAAAGAGTTGCTAAACTGGATTATAATTTGCTGCAATAATTATGAAGCTTACCCTACCCAATAAATATGTCAGATTCatcacaataaaaaaaaaaaggagccaGTGACTCCCCAAACTACAATGATAATGATGATGTCTCTATCTAAATAgcaccaaaaataaaattttattaaaggCAAGTGCCTTATTGTGGTGACTATGAGCTTCATAACTTTCCTTACTATGGCAACCATAAACTCCATAAATTTCCAAGCGTTCCTGAGCTGGCTATCACTAATAATGATACACGAAATTTCCATAAGCTCCCTTCAATGCatcacaaacaaaaaaaataaagtcAACTAAAAAAACCTTACACAAAAAAAAACAGCACATTATCTGAAAtggataataaaaaat
It includes:
- the LOC133823381 gene encoding formin-like protein 16, giving the protein MVTTRSRHGNEIEQHDGQEAHHTTIPDEQVSEVQQWPGKQPVGQDDTGSSASRPPNPNPCYYTAVEMENAQLRSQLATASQQIQDILARLPPLTTGANVGDRQGEAPKSRRGNWSRHSRLDRLLAANSTPSSHHREANFEEMPRTGQQQYSRSVRTSTPSSQPSSRTPRGVRENSRRRSGEGSQRQPVPDDRPVPRPDRPARDQQVGRAERPPPNLIRPDGTRIASPVRHPPSPIRYPSPPRPVKDILADGSSRRNPPSAGPSRRSRAPGESSGRHHQRRTPSLSSRSHWSGSRQSDLSGGDLHQRLSSAQSHQTTQGGDLRDRLNSHRGDRVRGDGQACSGGFCLEYITKGMSQITYLKIGGAITY